A DNA window from Thioalkalivibrio sp. XN279 contains the following coding sequences:
- a CDS encoding tetratricopeptide repeat protein encodes MTEREQVDRIRQWWKENGAWIIVGVGGGVLALAGWNWWQGYQLQRAEQASAIYAVIAEAAMEERIEEIRVGVERLESAHGGSPYLQHGRFALAGALARAGEFATAADQLQQVLDGADDPQLRLIARLRLARVLLAAGEHERALEMARGGEPGVFVAPLREVEGDILAAQGDTAGARAAYEAALEGAAEHAGIIDEAHVQLKLEALGGTPAAGSDAS; translated from the coding sequence TTGACTGAACGCGAACAGGTCGACCGTATCCGCCAGTGGTGGAAGGAAAACGGCGCCTGGATCATCGTCGGCGTGGGCGGCGGTGTGCTGGCCCTGGCGGGCTGGAACTGGTGGCAGGGTTACCAGTTGCAGCGTGCCGAGCAGGCTTCGGCCATCTACGCGGTGATTGCCGAAGCGGCCATGGAAGAGCGCATCGAGGAGATCCGCGTCGGGGTGGAGCGGCTCGAATCCGCCCACGGCGGTTCGCCCTACCTGCAGCACGGCCGCTTCGCGCTGGCCGGCGCGCTGGCGCGGGCCGGGGAGTTTGCCACTGCGGCCGACCAGTTGCAGCAGGTGCTGGACGGCGCCGACGATCCCCAGCTCAGGCTGATCGCGCGCCTGCGCCTGGCGCGCGTGCTGCTGGCTGCGGGCGAGCACGAGCGTGCGCTCGAGATGGCGCGTGGCGGCGAGCCGGGCGTGTTCGTGGCGCCGCTGCGCGAGGTCGAGGGCGACATACTGGCCGCCCAGGGCGACACGGCGGGAGCACGCGCGGCCTACGAGGCGGCGCTCGAGGGCGCGGCCGAGCACGCCGGCATCATCGACGAGGCGCACGTGCAGTTGAAGCTCGAGGCGCTCGGCGGCACGCCCGCCGCGGGGAGCGACGCTTCGTGA
- the ndk gene encoding nucleoside-diphosphate kinase, producing MAIERTLSIIKPDGVQKNLIGEVYRRFEAGGLKIVAARMTHLSPADAGAFYAVHRERPFYNDLVAYMTSGPVMVSVLEGEGAILKHREIMGATDPKKADPGTIRADFADSIEENVVHGSDGADTARQEIAFFFAGTDICPRTR from the coding sequence ATGGCGATCGAACGCACTCTTTCCATCATCAAGCCCGACGGCGTGCAGAAGAACCTCATTGGCGAGGTGTACCGGCGCTTCGAGGCCGGCGGCCTCAAGATCGTGGCGGCCCGCATGACGCACCTCTCGCCTGCCGACGCCGGCGCTTTTTACGCCGTGCATCGCGAGCGCCCGTTTTACAATGACCTGGTCGCCTACATGACCTCCGGTCCCGTGATGGTCAGTGTGCTGGAGGGCGAGGGCGCCATTCTCAAGCACCGCGAGATCATGGGCGCCACCGACCCGAAGAAGGCCGACCCCGGCACCATCCGCGCCGACTTCGCCGACAGCATCGAGGAGAACGTGGTGCACGGTTCCGACGGTGCGGACACGGCGCGACAGGAGATCGCCTTCTTCTTCGCCGGCACCGACATCTGTCCGCGGACGCGCTGA
- a CDS encoding RodZ domain-containing protein: MSDPQQTGAEPEIEAVPVPSAGECLRLGREQAGWTLERLAGELCLPVDRLRALEADEFAGFGGAVFVRGYLRRAAAVLGLPPTALIAGYEAASGMTRPADIVPELPPGRPPRRGMPEWSGRVATVALVVGAIAFTWWYMGPPGTPEPLAEATPPAAEPAQLVLPQVEPEAAPAPQPAAAEVTAEATAGAAAAAVAPAEEVAPESTAQPSLSAAAEPGEQLLSLPTVETDAGAGAAALEMPVTVELRFEFAEDCWVEINDARGTRLAYRLYRAGDVSRLRGVAPVEVFLGNAEGVRLTVDDTPVAVRPAAGRDGTARLTVGGGTG, encoded by the coding sequence ATGAGTGACCCGCAACAGACCGGCGCCGAGCCCGAGATCGAGGCCGTTCCGGTCCCGTCGGCAGGAGAGTGCTTGCGACTCGGACGTGAACAGGCAGGCTGGACGCTGGAGCGCCTGGCGGGCGAGCTGTGCCTGCCCGTAGACCGCCTGCGCGCGCTCGAGGCCGACGAGTTCGCCGGTTTCGGCGGCGCCGTGTTCGTGCGCGGCTACCTGCGGCGCGCAGCCGCCGTGCTCGGCTTGCCGCCCACAGCCCTGATTGCCGGCTACGAGGCGGCTTCCGGGATGACGCGCCCGGCCGATATCGTCCCCGAGCTGCCGCCCGGCCGCCCCCCGCGGCGCGGGATGCCGGAGTGGAGCGGCAGGGTCGCGACGGTGGCGCTTGTCGTCGGCGCCATCGCGTTCACCTGGTGGTACATGGGACCGCCCGGCACGCCCGAGCCCCTGGCGGAAGCGACGCCGCCCGCGGCGGAGCCGGCGCAGCTCGTGCTGCCGCAGGTTGAACCCGAGGCCGCGCCCGCGCCTCAGCCCGCCGCGGCAGAGGTCACGGCAGAGGCCACGGCAGGGGCGGCAGCAGCAGCGGTCGCTCCCGCGGAGGAAGTCGCGCCCGAGTCGACGGCGCAGCCCTCACTGAGCGCCGCGGCGGAGCCGGGCGAGCAGCTCCTGTCGCTGCCGACCGTGGAGACCGATGCCGGAGCGGGCGCTGCTGCGCTGGAGATGCCGGTCACCGTCGAGTTGCGCTTCGAGTTCGCCGAGGACTGCTGGGTCGAGATCAACGATGCCCGCGGCACCCGGCTGGCATACCGGCTGTACCGCGCCGGGGATGTCTCGCGCCTGCGTGGCGTGGCGCCCGTCGAGGTCTTCCTGGGCAACGCCGAGGGCGTGCGGCTCACCGTGGATGACACCCCCGTGGCGGTGCGTCCTGCGGCGGGTCGCGACGGCACCGCGCGCCTGACCGTCGGCGGCGGCACGGGCTGA
- the bamB gene encoding outer membrane protein assembly factor BamB has translation MRRLPAAWLGCVALLCLGGCGIFGSKDSPVEQPAELTDFEPTFAVRQAWEYKAGSGSEDLGLALRPAVQGARVFVAGRDGEVHALDLETGERRWTSETELELSAGPAVGQGLVVVGSSDGVVAALDAADGSLRWQEQLSGEVLAAPALSPTAVIVRTVDGRLYALAPETGRRLWTAEERPPRLSLRGTAAPVIAGNLVVTAFDNGKVAAFALRDGEPRWEQTLSVGRGRTEIERLMDLDATPQVIGQDVYVVGYRGRIANLALESGQVLWFNDMSSHAGLGVDWTTVYVTEAEDTVIALNRSSGGELWRQDSLRLRRVTAPTPVARSVVVGDFEGWLHWLDPVTGTLQARHRAGKSAFVAAPVSAGELLVAQDENDRVYALRAEPRG, from the coding sequence GTGAGGAGGCTTCCCGCGGCCTGGCTGGGTTGTGTCGCGCTGCTGTGCCTCGGCGGTTGCGGCATATTCGGCAGCAAGGACTCTCCAGTCGAGCAGCCGGCCGAGCTGACGGACTTCGAGCCCACCTTTGCGGTGCGCCAGGCTTGGGAATACAAGGCCGGATCCGGATCCGAGGATTTGGGATTGGCGCTGCGCCCGGCGGTGCAGGGCGCGCGGGTGTTTGTTGCCGGGCGTGACGGCGAGGTGCACGCGCTGGACCTCGAGACCGGGGAGCGCCGCTGGACCAGTGAGACCGAGCTCGAGCTGTCGGCCGGCCCGGCCGTCGGCCAGGGCCTGGTGGTGGTCGGCTCCAGTGATGGCGTAGTGGCGGCGCTCGATGCCGCGGATGGCTCGCTGCGCTGGCAGGAGCAGCTGTCGGGTGAAGTGCTGGCGGCGCCGGCGCTCAGCCCGACGGCGGTGATCGTGCGCACGGTGGACGGCCGCCTGTATGCGCTGGCGCCGGAGACAGGGCGCCGGCTGTGGACCGCCGAGGAGCGGCCGCCGCGGCTCTCTTTGCGCGGCACCGCGGCGCCGGTGATAGCCGGCAACCTGGTCGTGACGGCTTTCGACAATGGCAAGGTGGCTGCTTTCGCCTTGCGCGACGGTGAGCCGCGCTGGGAACAGACGCTCTCGGTCGGGCGCGGCCGCACGGAGATCGAGCGGCTCATGGATCTCGATGCCACGCCGCAGGTGATCGGCCAGGACGTGTACGTGGTCGGCTATCGCGGCCGCATCGCCAACCTGGCCCTGGAGAGCGGCCAGGTGCTGTGGTTCAACGACATGTCGAGTCACGCGGGGCTGGGCGTCGACTGGACCACGGTATACGTCACGGAAGCCGAGGACACTGTGATCGCCCTGAACCGGTCCAGCGGCGGCGAATTGTGGCGCCAGGATAGCTTGCGCCTGCGGCGCGTGACGGCGCCGACGCCCGTCGCCCGCAGCGTGGTGGTGGGTGATTTCGAGGGCTGGCTGCACTGGCTGGATCCGGTCACCGGCACATTGCAGGCGCGTCACCGCGCCGGCAAGTCGGCCTTTGTGGCGGCGCCGGTCAGCGCCGGCGAGCTCTTGGTCGCACAGGACGAGAACGATCGGGTTTACGCCCTGCGCGCGGAGCCCCGGGGCTGA
- the der gene encoding ribosome biogenesis GTPase Der, with product MLPVVALVGRPNVGKSTLFNFLTRTRDALVADLPGLTRDRQYGFGRVGPVPYIVVDTGGLSGTKDELDGLMARQTLHALDEADAVLFLVDAREGLTAADEQVATMLRRRGRAVRLVVNKAEGQDTAVVGAEFHRLGLGEPAVISSAHGDNVRALMEAVLEPFPVDEEADAAPEQGVRVAVIGRPNVGKSTLINRMIGEDRLVAYDLPGTTRDAVEVPFVRDGRRYLLVDTAGVRRRSRVSEAVEKFSVIKTLGAIDAASVVIAVLDAREGVTDQDASLLGLAAERGRAMVIAVNKWDGLPPDQRDNVRRQLELKLPFLDYAPVQFISALHGTGVGDLFGLVDASHEAAHRDLPTPELTRVLQDAVSAHQPPISRGRRIKLRYAHQGGRNPPVIVVHGTQAELLPDSYRRYLANIYRKAFRLQGTPVRIELRSGENPYAGRRNPLTPRQQRKRERLMRHVKKRR from the coding sequence ATGCTTCCCGTCGTCGCGCTGGTGGGCAGGCCGAACGTCGGCAAGTCCACGCTGTTCAACTTCCTCACCCGGACGCGGGATGCGCTCGTCGCGGACCTGCCGGGGCTGACCCGGGATCGCCAGTACGGTTTCGGACGCGTCGGCCCGGTGCCCTACATCGTGGTGGACACGGGCGGGCTCAGCGGCACCAAGGACGAACTCGATGGGCTGATGGCGCGCCAGACGCTGCACGCCCTGGACGAAGCGGATGCCGTGCTTTTCCTGGTGGACGCGCGCGAAGGACTCACCGCCGCCGACGAACAGGTGGCGACGATGCTGCGCCGGCGCGGCCGTGCCGTGCGCCTGGTAGTGAACAAGGCCGAAGGCCAGGACACGGCGGTGGTCGGCGCCGAGTTTCACCGCCTCGGCCTGGGCGAGCCGGCAGTGATTTCCTCGGCGCACGGCGACAACGTGCGTGCCCTGATGGAGGCCGTGCTGGAGCCGTTCCCGGTCGACGAAGAGGCTGACGCCGCGCCGGAGCAGGGCGTGCGCGTGGCCGTCATCGGCCGGCCCAACGTCGGCAAGTCCACGCTCATCAACCGCATGATCGGTGAGGATCGCCTGGTGGCCTACGACCTGCCTGGCACGACGCGCGATGCGGTGGAAGTGCCGTTCGTGCGGGACGGCCGGCGCTACCTGCTGGTCGACACCGCCGGTGTGCGACGCCGCTCCCGGGTGTCCGAGGCAGTCGAGAAGTTCAGCGTGATCAAGACGCTCGGGGCCATCGACGCGGCGTCCGTCGTGATCGCGGTGCTGGATGCGCGCGAGGGCGTCACTGACCAGGATGCGAGCCTGCTCGGGCTGGCTGCCGAACGTGGCCGCGCCATGGTCATCGCCGTGAACAAGTGGGACGGCCTGCCGCCCGACCAGCGCGATAACGTGCGCCGCCAGCTGGAACTCAAGCTGCCGTTCCTCGATTATGCGCCGGTGCAGTTCATTTCGGCGCTGCACGGCACCGGCGTGGGTGACCTGTTCGGGCTGGTCGACGCCAGCCACGAGGCCGCGCACCGCGACCTGCCGACGCCCGAGCTCACGCGCGTGCTGCAGGACGCCGTGAGCGCGCACCAGCCGCCGATCTCGCGCGGCCGCCGCATCAAGCTGCGCTATGCCCACCAGGGCGGCCGCAATCCGCCGGTCATCGTGGTGCACGGGACGCAGGCGGAGTTGCTGCCCGACAGCTACCGCCGCTACCTTGCCAATATCTACCGCAAGGCCTTCCGGCTGCAGGGGACCCCGGTGCGCATCGAGTTGCGCTCGGGCGAGAACCCTTACGCCGGCCGCCGCAACCCGCTGACACCGCGGCAGCAAAGAAAACGCGAGCGCCTCATGCGACACGTCAAGAAGCGTCGCTGA
- the iscA gene encoding iron-sulfur cluster assembly protein IscA — protein MAITLTESAANRVKDYLARRGNGLGIRLGVKRTGCSGWAYVVDYADDSHKDDVVFQDHEVQVFVAPEHLKLIDGTEVDFVKEGLNEAFRFRNPNVKGECGCGESFSV, from the coding sequence ATGGCAATCACGCTGACCGAATCCGCCGCCAACCGCGTCAAGGACTACCTGGCGCGCCGCGGCAACGGCCTGGGCATCCGCCTGGGCGTGAAGCGCACCGGCTGCTCGGGCTGGGCCTATGTGGTTGACTACGCTGACGATAGCCACAAGGACGACGTGGTTTTCCAGGACCACGAAGTGCAGGTTTTCGTTGCTCCCGAGCACCTCAAGCTGATCGACGGCACCGAGGTCGATTTCGTCAAGGAAGGCCTCAACGAGGCGTTCCGATTCCGCAATCCGAACGTCAAGGGCGAATGCGGCTGCGGCGAGAGTTTCAGCGTCTGA
- the hisS gene encoding histidine--tRNA ligase: MAQAIQPIRGMNDILPEATPTWQWVEACAREIFQAYGYHELRVPIVERTELFSRSIGEVTDIVEKEMYTFTDRNGDSLSLRPEATASCVRAAISNGMVHNQQQRLWYAGPMFRYERPQKGRYRQFHQLGAEALGFPGPDIDAELILMSARLWRALGLEGLQLELNSLGTSASRQAYRELLVEYFSDHRDALDEDSVRRLGQNPLRILDSKNPEMQAVIAAAPVLTEHLDAESAEHFEQLKATLHAAGVAYRVNPRLVRGLDYYSRTVFEWLTDRLGAQAAVCSGGRYDTLVEQLGGRPTPAIGWALGMERLVELVAGHAPQDAGPHAYLVPLGEKAQSAGLALAEQLRDEITGLRLQVHCGSGSLKSAMKKADRSGAAAALILGEEELAAGQVVFKPLRSVDAQQVMDRETLGSYLAKSVVEHRG, translated from the coding sequence GTGGCGCAGGCGATCCAGCCCATCCGGGGCATGAACGACATCCTGCCCGAGGCCACGCCGACGTGGCAGTGGGTGGAGGCCTGTGCACGCGAGATTTTCCAGGCCTACGGCTACCACGAGCTGCGCGTGCCCATCGTGGAGCGCACCGAGCTGTTCAGCCGCTCCATCGGCGAGGTCACAGACATCGTCGAAAAGGAGATGTACACCTTCACGGATCGCAACGGCGACAGCCTCAGCCTGCGGCCCGAGGCGACGGCGAGTTGCGTGCGCGCCGCGATCAGCAACGGCATGGTGCACAACCAGCAGCAGCGGCTCTGGTACGCCGGGCCCATGTTCCGCTACGAGCGGCCGCAAAAGGGCCGCTACCGGCAGTTTCACCAGCTGGGAGCCGAGGCGCTGGGTTTCCCGGGGCCGGACATCGATGCGGAGCTCATCCTCATGTCGGCGCGCCTGTGGCGTGCGCTCGGCCTGGAAGGCCTCCAGCTCGAGCTCAACTCGCTCGGGACCAGCGCGTCCCGGCAGGCTTATCGCGAGCTGCTGGTGGAGTATTTCAGCGACCACCGCGACGCCCTGGACGAGGACAGTGTCCGGCGCCTGGGCCAGAACCCGTTGCGCATCCTCGACAGCAAGAATCCCGAGATGCAGGCGGTGATCGCGGCGGCGCCGGTGCTCACGGAGCACCTCGACGCCGAGTCCGCGGAGCATTTCGAGCAGCTCAAGGCGACGCTGCATGCCGCGGGCGTGGCTTACCGCGTGAACCCGCGCCTGGTGCGCGGGCTCGACTATTACAGCCGCACCGTGTTCGAGTGGCTGACCGATCGGCTCGGCGCGCAGGCCGCGGTCTGCAGCGGCGGGCGCTACGACACGCTGGTAGAGCAGCTCGGTGGCCGGCCCACGCCGGCGATCGGCTGGGCGCTGGGCATGGAGCGACTGGTGGAACTGGTCGCCGGGCACGCCCCGCAGGACGCCGGCCCGCACGCCTACCTGGTGCCGCTCGGCGAGAAGGCGCAGTCGGCAGGGCTGGCGCTGGCGGAACAACTGCGCGACGAGATCACGGGCCTGCGACTGCAGGTGCATTGCGGCAGCGGATCGCTCAAGTCGGCGATGAAAAAAGCCGATCGCAGCGGCGCCGCTGCGGCACTGATTCTCGGTGAGGAGGAGCTGGCCGCGGGCCAGGTCGTGTTCAAGCCGTTGCGCAGCGTGGATGCGCAGCAGGTCATGGATCGCGAGACGTTGGGCAGCTATCTCGCAAAGAGTGTCGTGGAACACCGCGGCTGA
- a CDS encoding IscS subfamily cysteine desulfurase gives MNDDCKPIYLDYAATTPVDPRVIERMIECLGPGGCFANPASSSHAPGREARNRVEAARRDVAAMLGAVPPEIIWTSGATESNNLAIKGAARFHADRGRHIVTSRTEHKAVLDTCRQLEKEGWQVTYVTPGPGGIVGPAQVEAALRPDTVLVSVMYVNNEIGTINDVAAIGALCRERGVLFHIDAAQAAGKLPLRVDELCADLLSLSGHKVYGPKGIGALYLRGSPKSRLEPLIHGGGHEWGMRSGTLATHQIVGMGEAFRIATAEQAAEAARLVQLRRRLWDGIASLGGVHLNGDPERRVAGILNVCFEGVEGESLLFALRELAVSSGSACTSASREASYVLRALGRDDQLAQSSLRFSVGRFTTAEDVDRAAAIVRTQVQRLRSLGPDGSEAQEAAI, from the coding sequence ATGAACGACGACTGCAAGCCAATCTACCTCGATTATGCCGCCACCACGCCGGTCGATCCGCGCGTGATCGAGCGCATGATCGAGTGTCTCGGGCCGGGCGGGTGTTTCGCCAACCCGGCGTCGAGCTCCCATGCCCCCGGGCGCGAGGCGCGCAACCGGGTCGAGGCCGCGCGGCGCGACGTCGCGGCCATGCTCGGGGCGGTGCCGCCCGAGATCATATGGACCTCCGGCGCCACGGAATCGAACAACCTCGCCATCAAGGGCGCGGCGCGCTTCCACGCCGACCGCGGCCGCCACATCGTCACCAGCCGCACCGAGCACAAGGCCGTGCTGGACACCTGCCGCCAGCTGGAGAAAGAGGGGTGGCAGGTCACCTATGTGACGCCGGGACCGGGCGGGATCGTTGGTCCCGCGCAGGTCGAGGCGGCGCTGCGGCCGGACACCGTCCTGGTGTCGGTGATGTACGTCAACAACGAGATCGGCACCATCAATGACGTCGCGGCCATCGGCGCACTGTGCCGCGAGCGGGGCGTGCTGTTTCACATCGATGCGGCGCAGGCCGCCGGCAAGCTGCCGCTGCGGGTGGACGAGCTGTGCGCCGACCTGCTGTCGTTGTCGGGTCACAAGGTGTACGGCCCCAAGGGCATCGGCGCGCTGTACCTGCGCGGCAGCCCCAAGAGCCGGCTGGAGCCGCTGATCCACGGCGGCGGCCACGAGTGGGGCATGCGCTCGGGCACCCTGGCCACGCACCAGATCGTCGGCATGGGCGAGGCCTTCCGCATCGCCACCGCTGAGCAGGCCGCGGAGGCCGCGCGGCTGGTGCAGCTGCGGCGCCGGCTGTGGGACGGGATCGCAAGCCTGGGCGGCGTGCATCTCAACGGCGACCCGGAGCGCCGCGTGGCCGGCATCCTCAACGTCTGCTTCGAGGGCGTGGAGGGCGAGAGCCTGCTGTTCGCCCTGCGCGAGCTCGCGGTGTCCAGTGGCTCGGCCTGCACGTCGGCCAGCCGCGAGGCGTCCTATGTCTTGCGTGCCCTGGGACGTGATGACCAGCTCGCCCAGAGCTCGCTGCGCTTCAGCGTCGGGCGCTTTACCACGGCCGAGGACGTGGATCGGGCCGCGGCGATCGTGCGAACGCAGGTGCAGAGGCTGCGGTCGCTCGGTCCCGACGGCAGCGAGGCGCAGGAGGCCGCAATATGA
- the rlmN gene encoding 23S rRNA (adenine(2503)-C(2))-methyltransferase RlmN: MSDARVNLLGLSREGLEEFFVGLGEKPFRARQLMGWMYRFGADDFAVMTDISKALREKLAQVAEIRVPVIRSLHHAADDTRKWMLSMDGGQAIETVFIPEPARGTLCISSQVGCAMDCAFCATGKQGFNRNLVAADIVGQVWLANRELGYQPDGDRIVTNVVFMGMGEPLANYRNVVPAIQVLLDDYGFGLSRRRVTVSTSGLVPQMERLGEECNVALAVSLHAADDALRDELVPINRRHPIAELLEACWRYAERRAGRHITFEYVLLDGVNDREEDMRRLAKLLSHRPAKVNLIPFNPFPGTEFKRSPDAVVERCRDFLLRKGIRTTIRRTRGDDIDAACGQLAGQVNDRMRYRLGTKLVSVSARAS; the protein is encoded by the coding sequence ATGAGCGACGCGCGCGTCAACCTGCTGGGACTGTCCCGCGAGGGGCTGGAGGAGTTTTTCGTCGGTCTCGGCGAGAAGCCCTTCCGCGCGCGCCAGCTCATGGGCTGGATGTACCGTTTCGGAGCCGACGATTTCGCGGTCATGACCGACATCTCGAAGGCGCTGCGCGAGAAGCTGGCGCAGGTCGCGGAGATCCGCGTGCCGGTGATCCGCTCGCTGCACCATGCCGCGGACGATACCCGCAAGTGGATGCTGTCCATGGACGGCGGCCAGGCCATCGAGACGGTGTTCATCCCGGAGCCGGCGCGCGGCACCCTGTGCATCTCCAGCCAGGTCGGCTGCGCCATGGACTGCGCCTTTTGCGCCACGGGCAAGCAGGGCTTCAACCGCAACCTCGTGGCGGCCGACATCGTCGGCCAGGTGTGGCTGGCCAACCGCGAGCTGGGCTACCAGCCGGACGGCGACCGCATCGTCACCAATGTCGTGTTCATGGGCATGGGTGAGCCGCTGGCCAACTACCGCAACGTAGTCCCGGCCATACAGGTGCTGCTGGACGATTATGGTTTCGGCTTGTCGCGGCGTCGCGTGACGGTCAGCACCTCCGGGCTGGTGCCGCAGATGGAGCGGCTCGGTGAAGAGTGCAACGTGGCGCTCGCGGTCTCGCTGCATGCGGCAGACGATGCGTTGCGCGACGAGCTGGTGCCGATCAACCGCCGCCACCCCATCGCCGAGCTGCTCGAGGCGTGCTGGCGTTACGCCGAGCGCCGTGCCGGGCGCCACATTACCTTCGAGTACGTGCTGCTGGACGGCGTCAACGATCGCGAGGAAGACATGCGCCGCCTGGCGAAGCTGCTGTCGCACCGCCCGGCCAAGGTCAACCTGATCCCCTTCAATCCCTTCCCGGGGACGGAGTTCAAGCGCTCACCCGATGCGGTGGTGGAGCGCTGTCGGGACTTCCTGCTGCGCAAAGGCATCCGCACCACCATCCGCCGCACCCGGGGCGACGACATCGACGCGGCCTGCGGCCAGCTGGCGGGCCAGGTCAACGACCGCATGCGCTATCGCCTCGGCACCAAGCTGGTCAGCGTTTCCGCGAGGGCATCCTGA
- a CDS encoding RNA methyltransferase — protein MSIPVRIILVGTTHPGNIGATARAMCTMGLDRLTLVAPREFPSPEATARAAGADAVLEQARVCATLEEALAGCRFVVGASARLRAVPWPAVTPREAAPRLLAESAHGETAVMFGRESSGLNNEELARCHALLHIPTNPEYSSLNLAMAVQVVAYELRLAALGEAPPEQERVDPLAPAEELERFYEHLERTLVDAGFLNPANPRHLMLRLRRLFNRAMPEEKEVRILRGILSALEPRRMPASGSEAQEALRYTSPDAGPDTP, from the coding sequence ATGAGCATCCCCGTCCGCATCATCCTGGTCGGCACCACCCATCCCGGCAACATCGGGGCCACGGCGCGGGCCATGTGCACCATGGGCCTGGATCGGCTGACGCTGGTCGCGCCGCGCGAGTTCCCCAGCCCCGAGGCCACCGCGCGTGCGGCCGGGGCCGACGCGGTGCTCGAGCAGGCGCGGGTGTGCGCAACGCTGGAGGAAGCGCTGGCCGGCTGCCGTTTCGTGGTGGGTGCGAGCGCCCGCCTGCGCGCGGTGCCCTGGCCCGCGGTGACCCCGCGTGAAGCGGCGCCGCGCCTGCTGGCCGAGAGCGCGCACGGCGAGACCGCGGTGATGTTCGGGCGCGAGAGCAGCGGCCTGAACAACGAGGAGCTGGCGCGCTGCCACGCCCTGCTGCACATCCCGACCAACCCCGAGTACAGCTCGCTCAACCTCGCCATGGCGGTGCAGGTGGTGGCCTATGAGCTGCGGCTCGCGGCCCTCGGCGAGGCGCCGCCGGAGCAGGAACGGGTCGATCCGCTGGCACCGGCGGAGGAACTGGAGCGCTTCTACGAGCACCTGGAGCGCACCCTGGTCGACGCCGGCTTCCTCAATCCCGCCAATCCGCGCCACCTCATGTTGCGCCTGCGTCGCCTGTTCAACCGGGCCATGCCGGAAGAGAAAGAGGTGCGCATCCTGCGCGGCATTCTCAGCGCGCTGGAGCCCCGTCGCATGCCTGCATCCGGCAGCGAGGCGCAGGAAGCGCTAAGGTATACCTCGCCCGACGCCGGGCCGGATACGCCATGA
- a CDS encoding iron-sulfur cluster assembly scaffold protein, whose protein sequence is MNTDQLDYSAEVRRRFEGAPRHGRVFAAPSERRRGAAGNISHGVRVEFEARVRQGKVLECRFRAYGCPHVIAAASWVAEHAEGRRTVELDWVDPHALARLLDAPAHKLGSLLVVEDAYRACMTGATEA, encoded by the coding sequence ATGAACACCGACCAGCTCGACTACTCGGCGGAAGTGCGCCGGCGCTTCGAGGGCGCGCCCCGTCACGGGCGGGTCTTCGCCGCGCCGTCGGAACGGCGCCGTGGCGCTGCGGGGAACATTAGCCATGGCGTCCGGGTCGAATTCGAGGCGCGCGTCCGCCAGGGCAAGGTGCTCGAATGCCGCTTTCGCGCCTATGGCTGCCCCCATGTCATCGCCGCCGCCTCCTGGGTGGCGGAGCATGCCGAGGGGCGGCGCACCGTGGAGCTCGACTGGGTCGATCCGCATGCGCTGGCGCGGCTGCTGGACGCCCCGGCCCATAAGCTGGGCAGCCTGCTGGTGGTCGAGGACGCATACCGCGCCTGCATGACGGGCGCGACCGAGGCATAA
- the pilW gene encoding type IV pilus biogenesis/stability protein PilW, whose protein sequence is MHKFGLFLVCAGALLVTGCVSTSTSTSDAPAASDKEAARFNVQLGISYLQRGNLQDAREKLERAVQQDPSFPSAHAALGLLYERVGEMDRAGSHLRRAAQLAPDDASMLNNYGGFLCRRGERQAGIEYFNRAAGNAFYRTPEVALTNAGVCARGIPDIEGAEAYFRRALEVNRTHPEALLQMADLKLAAGEFFNARAFMQRYEAVATATPVSLKLARRIELAAGDSDAAAQYERRLRQEFPESEESRRLDNE, encoded by the coding sequence ATGCACAAGTTCGGCCTGTTCCTGGTCTGCGCGGGCGCCTTGCTCGTGACCGGCTGCGTCAGCACCAGCACCAGCACGAGCGACGCGCCGGCGGCGTCCGACAAGGAGGCGGCCCGCTTCAACGTCCAGCTCGGCATCAGCTACCTGCAGCGCGGCAACCTGCAGGATGCGCGGGAAAAGCTGGAGCGCGCCGTGCAGCAGGACCCGAGCTTCCCCTCGGCGCATGCTGCGCTGGGACTGCTCTATGAGCGCGTGGGCGAGATGGACAGGGCCGGCTCCCACCTGCGCCGCGCTGCGCAGCTGGCGCCGGACGACGCCTCCATGCTGAACAACTACGGCGGTTTCCTGTGTCGTCGCGGCGAGCGCCAGGCCGGCATCGAGTACTTCAATCGCGCTGCCGGCAACGCTTTTTACCGGACGCCCGAGGTGGCGCTGACTAATGCCGGCGTCTGCGCCCGCGGAATCCCGGACATCGAGGGTGCCGAGGCGTATTTCCGCCGCGCGCTCGAGGTCAACCGCACCCATCCCGAGGCCCTGCTGCAGATGGCCGATCTCAAGCTCGCCGCGGGCGAGTTCTTCAATGCGCGCGCGTTCATGCAACGCTACGAGGCTGTCGCTACGGCCACCCCCGTGAGCCTGAAACTGGCGCGTCGCATCGAGTTGGCGGCGGGGGACAGCGACGCGGCGGCGCAATACGAGCGCCGGCTGCGGCAGGAGTTCCCGGAGTCGGAAGAGTCGAGGAGGCTCGACAATGAGTGA